ttgtttattttttttcgcatttttattggttttttgtttggatttttGCCTTGTTTTCCGAGCCCCTCGGGGATCGGGAAAGTGTCGAGTGAATTCATATTCGAACACATCGACCGACCGCACTCGTAAGAACTCGTGATCCCAATGAAACCCGGCACTGGCCCGATTCTCGAGGAGCGGCTTTTCCATTACTTTCTTtctatgtatatacaaaaacTTAAAGtaggggaggggtggggtaGGGTAGGGCATGGGTGAGGGTGGGGCGGGAGTCTGGGGTAGTTTCAAGAATAAGtatgtaaaaagaaaaaaaaatcttaGCAGCAAATTACACATTCAAACGATTGCTCATCGATCGAAATATTAGAAACACGGAGGTCTCCGGGGTGTCCTCTCAATAATAACTTAAATTATATGTTttgtattgtgtgtgtgtgtgtgtgtatggggggagtatgtgtctgtgtgtgttggtgtgtgtgtttagtggATAGTTTAGGgctacatatatgtgtatatactATTTGCATATACTATGTATGCTTGCAGCTTAATGCAGTAGTAGAGAAAttgaatacgaatacgaatacgaatagtGGTGAAAAACATTCGCTTAACTGATTGCTTAGTGTcgaaaattacataaaaattcaatttcatttgtttacaCTTCCTCCTGGCATTCTCCTGACTATTTGTGCCTCGAAGATGCATTTACTCACCGCTTAGATTTCTATAAGTTTCgaactttttctttttttttcatttagcGTCCGTGTTTTTACATCATTTTTGTaacgtttttcttttcgtttttctgttttcttgcacaacgatttttattttactcataattttgtttttgggggtatttttttgtttgttttgttttgttttgtattcgtttttgtttggggttttttttgtggttgttgttttgttttcttttcgttaATGCtagctttaaaaaaaaaaaattataaacaaatgaAAGCTACGTCAACGTTTCGGGCGACCTTTTAAACATATTATCCACCGCCGAAACGatcaaatttgtatttgtattggtATTGGTTTAGTTTAATTCTATTCATTGAAAAGCACTGAAGTACAGTGCTGCAAGTATTGCTATTGGGGTGGTGTGGGCGTATGGAAAACCAAGTTGGAATTCGAAattgggctgggctgggctggaaAACGGGGTTAGAAAAACTTTGCTAACTAAAGAATATCCTCTCTGCATTTCCATTCActtgcatcatcatcatcttcatcatccatCATCCTTATTTACGCGTAGCAACTATGATTTAAttcaataatttattatttagttTGGCGTCTTTAATTTTGAATCAAAGCGCTGGCTTTATCTTCTCCcctttcttctcttctcctctctTCGCTTCTCCTTTCTATTCTCCTCCCGCTAGTATTTCTATTCTGTTCGGTGTGGATTATTCTGAAACTCCTTAACTCCTCCTGCAACGGCCTGCAATTAGTGGGGGGCCGCactatatattgtattgtatatttgCTAAGCGGAAGTCGGTCCTATATATATCTTTTgagtgtctctctctcgtttgTGTATtcaattgtgtgtgtgagtgtgtggtgtggtggtgtggcTATATACATCAGATATTAGGTGTTTGTGGTTTGTTGATTTGCTAACTTAAATGCTAGACGGCCGTGTTGTGGTTGCAACTAATCGAGAAGCCCTCGCTAGAGAAGGATCTGCTCTGTATATGTCTGTGTGTTCtatttttctttctatttCTCTGATTCTTGGGTTCTACGTTCGATTCCGATGCCAACAACGCGTTTACAACtattatgtgtgtgtttttttttgtgtgtgtgtgtctaggTGTACGTGTAATGTAgtataattataaattaattaatgctgTACAAAAGTTTTCGCTCATTGAGTTTTGAGTTATAGATAAAATTCTCCAACTGGAGAATCAGATCAGCCGCCTCCATCGAAGTCCATCTCCGACTTCGTCTTCGTTTCCGACTCGATTCCATTCGGCTTTGATCCTCGggtttgtgtgtttgctggTTTTGTGGTGTGGTAAAATGAACCAAGAATAACTTAGGCCACTAATGCATCTGAATCTGCATCTCACCAACAATCCTAACGACTAAACCTAGCATCGGCTTATGGGGTCTCTATACAATTATCAAAAAGTGCGACTTATGGGTTAAGTAGgagctcctccttctcctcctcctcttcctcatTTTGTTTCTATCTTCCTTTCTCCTGTGGCAGCTCCTGCCTCTTCACCTCCTCTATCTCACAACGCTACTTCTTGCTGTATACGGGCAGGGCGGGCGGTGGCAGGCCAGCATGGAGAACAGCATTCGCGGGCGTCATCAGCATGGAGGATGTGGTGGTGGTCATCGGCATGCTCGAGGCCAGGCTCATCGCCGTGGAGATGTTGGGTGCGGCGCCTGCACCGCCGAGAGGAGCAAATACGCCGCTGCCAACGCCACCACCGATGCCTGCTCCGACAGCTCCATTGTATTTCGAATAATCCTGACCCTTGCTCTTCTTGCTCTCCTTGTCCCTGTCGCGTTCGCTGTGCTTCttcttgttgctgccgctgctactgctgctgcccgaGGAGGCCGTGTTATAGCTGCCGGCGTATGGAGGCAATGCAGGAACAGGGACCGATGCCACACCAGCGCCGGATGAAGCTGTTGTAGTGCCCACCGCTGGAGCTAAGCCATAGCCCGGAGCCACCGCCAAGCCGGCAGCCGTGGAGTAGTTGCTCGGCTCTACCTTGTTCTTGCTAATCTTCAGCTTGAGGGGAGCCGCCGTGCCCACCTGGAGGCCGCCGTTGGGATTCGTCGAGGCACTGGTCTTGATCACCATCTTGAGGGAGTCGTTGGCCAGCGAGCTGTCCTTGCCACTGCGCTCTTTCTGCTTGTCCTTCTTGTGTTTCTTGCGCTCCTCCTTATCCGACTTGTCCTTTGACTTATCCTTCTCCTTGTGTTTatgcttctccttcttctttttcttctcagacttgctgctgctgtcatccTTGAGGTCGCCGCCGCCCAGCTTGGTGAGCGCGTCCACCTCCATTGGGGTGACGGAGGCTAGGAGATTGGACATGGCATTCATGTTGCCCATCAACGGCTCCTTCTTGATGGTCGCCGGCGTGGGCATGGGCTCTAGGAGTTCCGCTGGTGGCTTTAGTCCCGGCATGATGAGGGCATCCGGCTTCAAGAGCGACACATTCGACGGACAGAGACTCTCCTTGAGCAGACTACGCACCAGATCCGGCGTAGTCTCAATGCCATTCGACATATTCAGGGGCGTGTGCTTCTCCTCATAGCTGGGATATGCGGGCAGGCCGCTGCTGTTATCCAGTTTGCGGAGCTTCTCGCGCGGCAGGCTGCCGCCGTCCAGGTCATCCAGCTTGTTCAGTCCATACTGACTGCCTGAGATTTCGTTGGCCCGCTTCAAATTGCCGACATCGCGGATCTCATTGGAATTGGCCAGCAGTTCCCCTCCgtgcggctgcggcggctTCTTGTGCGGCGGCATCATGGCTGCATTCTTCGCTGACGCACTGCCCCCACTGCTGCTGGTCATGGGCATCACGGGACGATGTTTGTCCTTCTTGGTGGGCGTGAGGCGCTCCTTCTTGGGGCTGTTCTTGTCGCGCGGATGATTGTTCAGCTTGAAATCGTGGCCCAGCGGAGCCGGAGGTGGCAGGAGGCCGTTGAAGGGCTGGCTTTGCGGCTCCTTCTTGATATCGCTCCATTCGGGACTGAACATGGAATTGTTCTTGGCCTGCGACGATGCCTGGGGAGGCGCTTCCAAggaaagctgctgctgctgctgttgctgcggctgctgcatgTGACTGTAGCCCTGGCTCTGAGGATagggcagctgctgctcgaaTGGCGGCATGCCGTGGACGGTGGAGCCGGATTTGCTGCTTCGATGGCTGCTGCCATAGCACgccgggggcgggggctgtgCCCCGTTGCTGCCACCCGGATAGCCTCCGCTCCCGCGTGACATCAAGGGATTGGGGGGCGCACTGTTACTATAGGATGGCGGCGCATTCGGGTACATCTTGCTGCTTTGCGACTTATCCTTTGAGGAAATGCCCGCTGAAGATGAGTTGGAGGCAGATGGATGCGTTGACGGCGGCTGCTGCGACTGGGGCTTCCCGCTCGAGGTCATTTTGTGAGTACCATGTGGAGGAATACCCACACCGACCGGCGGCATGCCGCGCGACTTGTGATAGTCAACGGGCATGGGCGGCCGgccgggctgctgctggctggatGACGAGCTTGAGCTATTCCGTTGACTGCCACTGCTTCCGCTGGCCGTGGCGCccatgctgccgctgctccgcTGGTGACCGGAGGGCAAGCGGTTGTTGTAGCCCTGCTGCTTGCCCTTGTGATCTGCAAATAGGAACCGCTTTTAATGCCTTGCTCTCGTGGAAGACGCGCTGTCCGCTGTCTACTTACCTGGATGACCATCGGGAGGCAGACCACCCGCGTAATTTGGCAACTTATTGTGGCTAgcggacgacgacgacgatgatgatgatgaggagcTGAGAGGCACATTGCTTGCGGAAGATGAACGCTGATGGCTGCCATCTGGTCGCCTCTGCTGCGGCACCATCGCTGGCGGCGGTAAAAGCGTCGactgctcccgctcccgctcgcGCTCCCGTTCACGTTCACGTTCCCGTTCCCTTTCACGATCTCGCTCCCGGTCGCGATTGTCATTTCCATTCAGGGCCAGCTCTGGCGGCGGCTCGATGTTCGAGTGATAGCCCTTCATCATCTCGCTCATCTTCCAGTCTTCCTTGGGCTTGTTGTCCTTCGATGCCGTCCGATTGCTGGCTCCCTGGGCAATCGCCTTGATTGAGTTCAGCTTGGACTTGAGGCGGGCGGGGCTCTTTTCGTAGATGGCTATAAACTCGTCCGTCAGCTGCTTGAGCAGGTCCAGCGACACGCTCTTGTCCACATAGTAGAACCAGTGCTTGCCCTCGGTCGACTGCGGGATCTCCCAGCGCGACCATTTGCAGGCCAAATAAATGCAGAAACATGCCACCACAGTGGGTCGATATTGCAGGCACATCGAGGTCAGATGCAGGCTGTTTCCAGGATGGTAGTTTAGTGAAATTAAATGGCAAGTCGATGGGGAAAGTCTGcagacatgtgtgtgtgcgcgcagGGGGGTACCACGTTTGTGCGGGGGTAGACCCCGTTTTCCCCCGATTTGAACAAATAACTAAAATTCCAGTAGTCTTTCTCGTATCACCGAAGGGTGACCCCTTTCTTTATTTTGTCTTTATTCTCTTTTCCCTTccaattacatttttattgcagAAAAAACCCATGGTAATCGATGGCCAGTCCGATAATGCCCCTTAAAAATCGGACAAATTGCTTCGGCAtatcataaaataaaaatgtttctgtttctggtcaAAACGTGTTTACAAGATGTGTGTTTACACTTGGGATTTTAGCGGATTAGACGAGCCCGAGACAGCGAGTGTCCTTGTGTGCAAAATGTCCGCAGTCAGGTCCGGTTCGGTCTGTacttattttcttttgttctgGGCAGATAGAAAACTATTACCTAAGCAGGTAGCCGAATCATCGAATGGCTTGACTCCAGGCTTTTGTCCCCAGGCCATTTCTGAGTACAGGAACCACTCCGTACAGGAGTGGAAATGTCTATGGCA
The sequence above is a segment of the Drosophila pseudoobscura strain MV-25-SWS-2005 chromosome X, UCI_Dpse_MV25, whole genome shotgun sequence genome. Coding sequences within it:
- the CycT gene encoding cyclin-T, producing the protein MSLMATPMPTGSSTSAGSSGSASAAPGASSSTSTSSNNNLPFEKDKIWYFSNEQLTNSPSRRCGIKGDDELQYRQMTAYLIQEMGQRLQVSQLCINTAIVYMHRFYAFHSFTHFHRNSMASASLFLAAKVEEQPRKLEHVIRAANKCLPPTTEQNYADLAQELVFNENVLLQTLGFDVAIDHPHTHVVRTCQLVKACKDLAQTSYFLASNSLHLTSMCLQYRPTVVACFCIYLACKWSRWEIPQSTEGKHWFYYVDKSVSLDLLKQLTDEFIAIYEKSPARLKSKLNSIKAIAQGASNRTASKDNKPKEDWKMSEMMKGYHSNIEPPPELALNGNDNRDRERDREREREREREREREREREQSTLLPPPAMVPQQRRPDGSHQRSSSASNVPLSSSSSSSSSSSASHNKLPNYAGGLPPDGHPDHKGKQQGYNNRLPSGHQRSSGSMGATASGSSGSQRNSSSSSSSQQQPGRPPMPVDYHKSRGMPPVGVGIPPHGTHKMTSSGKPQSQQPPSTHPSASNSSSAGISSKDKSQSSKMYPNAPPSYSNSAPPNPLMSRGSGGYPGGSNGAQPPPPACYGSSHRSSKSGSTVHGMPPFEQQLPYPQSQGYSHMQQPQQQQQQQLSLEAPPQASSQAKNNSMFSPEWSDIKKEPQSQPFNGLLPPPAPLGHDFKLNNHPRDKNSPKKERLTPTKKDKHRPVMPMTSSSGGSASAKNAAMMPPHKKPPQPHGGELLANSNEIRDVGNLKRANEISGSQYGLNKLDDLDGGSLPREKLRKLDNSSGLPAYPSYEEKHTPLNMSNGIETTPDLVRSLLKESLCPSNVSLLKPDALIMPGLKPPAELLEPMPTPATIKKEPLMGNMNAMSNLLASVTPMEVDALTKLGGGDLKDDSSSKSEKKKKKEKHKHKEKDKSKDKSDKEERKKHKKDKQKERSGKDSSLANDSLKMVIKTSASTNPNGGLQVGTAAPLKLKISKNKVEPSNYSTAAGLAVAPGYGLAPAVGTTTASSGAGVASVPVPALPPYAGSYNTASSGSSSSSGSNKKKHSERDRDKESKKSKGQDYSKYNGAVGAGIGGGVGSGVFAPLGGAGAAPNISTAMSLASSMPMTTTTSSMLMTPANAVLHAGLPPPALPVYSKK